ttaactaaaatcatttgtgttttttttttttgaaaaattttaaagtcatatcaaaataaCTTAATTCAAAGAACGTATTGAACTATGCCAAAAACAAAGTTTAAATTCTTATTTGCTGTGGGCGTTAGCTTTGAGATTTATCACCTATCATGTGGTTGTGGTAGCATGGTGGGTTTCCCTGTAACCAGTCAACCGTTTTgtggtgagtttttttttgtgtgtttaaatATACAAATGTAGATATTAAACTTAAATTGTTTGGGGGGGTAGGTTGattatttgtaaatataaaaaataaacttgTAAAACTATATTTAAGagaatatgtacatatatatgaaGTTATTACTTTAAGTGTTTCATTACGAGTTTTTTTCTCTTTAGGTTACTAATAGTATTTACAGAAtgcttttttgcttgttttaatattgtcatttttttaagttttatatataatttaggTTAACCtgaaattaaaaagtaaaacataaattaataaaccaataaaacatttgaaaaaaaaaataaaattttattttagaagAAAGTGAGAGCTAAACAGAGGTACAGTTTttcgatttaagcaaaaaaccAGGAACTTTTTTTAGTAGAattcatacaattttttttttcacaacaaATATGGCAAAGTAATTTAAAACTGAAAAACAAAAGCCTTAGTTATGCTTGAAACTCatgcaaatgtttttttttttattatcctgttttttttttgttttgtttttcatttatgtAGTTTGTCAATTATTTTGATTTGATTCCTTGTGTCCATGAAATTGCAATATTTACATTTATATTTATGGTTGTTATGGCTCTCCAACTATGGCCTTTTAGTTTCggttttaatttgaaaaaaattctccaaaaaCTGGCAACataatatttcaaatgaaaaagttAACACTTTAATATACAGCATTAGCCTTATGAGTCTACACAACAGAAGAGAAAAAAGTGTtatccttgttttttttttgtttgcttatttCATATTCATTTGTAGcttgtttggttttttgtttttgtttttgttttgtgatttGTGTTTCaagttaaattttaaatttatggtGTTATGAATTCTAAATATTTGATTTctcgttttgtttttctttggaaaaaatgaacaaaaatatttatatatgtatgttggtatttgtattttgttttttttttttgtttaatatataTCGTAtgtattaatttaaattttatataatcccTTGTTTCATTttgcatgttatctgtgtttttttttttgttttgttttcttgttgTCCTTTAGTGTGTCCTATAACTCTCTTGTGTGTTTAATAGTTGCAGTTGGCTCTTTGATTTCATTATGCATGAAGTTTTGTTTTGCTGAAAGAGTTGCATTTACAGAAAGGTCAATTTTTAAGCTTGAAAAgggattttgggaaatttgaagattatccaaaaaattttagttacaaAACCTGTTAATAgccaaaggaaaacaaaaacaagtagaaaggcataaagatcggccgggccaatCTTTGggcacctctggtatatatgtaaacaacctttcggtTGGGACAGCTACAtcctaatatagaccgatctgaatcatataggacacggatgacgaaaagcccaacataaatcactgagtcaaatttcagcgaattcggataataaatgcggcttttatgtggccaaaaccttaaatcgagatgtcggtctatatggcagctaaatacatatctgaaccgatctaggctaaactaaagaaggatgtcgagtggaccaacacaactcactgtcccaaatttcagccaaatcggacaataaatgagcctttcatggccgaagaccttaaatcgagagatcggcccatatggctgctatattcacGGATGACGGaaagcctaacttaagtcactgtgttaaatttcagcgaaatcggataataaatgcgctttttatggcgacaagaccttaaatcgagatgtcggtctatatggcagctatattcatatctgaaccgatctgggttcaactgaagaaggatgtcgagtggtctaacacaactcactttcccaaatatcagccaaatcggactataaatgagccttttatgaccGAAGACCTTAAGGGCGcaagaccaaatttcagcgaaatcggacaataaatgagctttttatatgcccaagaccttaaattgagagattgacCTATATGGCATATAGGACACGcatgacgaaaagcctaacataagtcactgtgtaaaatttcagcgaaatcggataataaatgcgacttttatggggccaagaccttaaatcgaaagatcggcctatatggcagctatatccaaatctgaatcgattgtggccatcttcaagaaggatatcgaggggcctaacacaactcactatcttaaacttctgcgaaatcggaaaaaaagtgCCTTTTACGGGTCCAaggtcttaaatcgagagattgtactatatggaagctatatccaaatctgaaccgatctgagccaaattgaaaaaagaggtgtcgaagggccttatacaactcattgttttaaatttcagcgaaatcggacaataaattcaccttttatgggcccaagaccttaaaaagagagaatagcgtatatggcagctatatccaaatatagaccgatgtgaaccatatagggcacggGTGTCAAAAATCCTAACAAtaggcactgtgtcaaatttcagcgaaatcggataataaatgggaccaaaaccttaaatcgaaagatcggtctatatggcagctctacccaaatctaaaccgatctgagccaaattgaagagggatgtagaagggcctaatgcaactctttgttccaaatttcggcgagcgaaatcgaaaaataactgcgccttgaatgggccaaaaaccttatatcgagagatcggtctatatggcagctatatccaaatcaggatcgatctgggccgtcttcaagaaggatatcgagggaccttacacaactcaccgtcccgaatttcagcaaaatcgaacaataaatgcgcctttcatggacccaagaacttaaatcgagtcGTTCTATACGGCAGCTTGTCCCAGGGTAAGAGGGTTAAAAAACCAAACCGAAAATAGTCAAAGTTTAGTTCCTATGGTTAATTTATTCGAAGGGCggacaacttgtcaaaacagtagtgaaaagcatgtgatcaactttgaacactcTCTGCTGTACCTCTCGCCCTCtatttctttgttcggcttgGCTTTgtcattcaaataatttatattccccactagatggcgctgaatttgaTTGCTGATGATGCTCgctgttgattcccatcacattgtcatcattttgtctatttttaaattcaatcgaatttctaCTTTTGTCGACCTATCCAATGTCACCGTTGCACATGGGTAAGCTTCTTCGGCttacccatggcataaatatcataaaaaatgttcagcaatgGATATTCCCTTAATAATTGTTGCAACAACTGTGAATaattatccatttaagacttcagtacaaaaatGTACGGCCTAGACCACATACTTtgtatatctttttataccctccaccatagcgcagaggttagcatgtccgcctctgacgctgaacgccctggttcaaatcctggcgagaccatcagaaaaacatttttcagggATGATTTTTccctcttgacattctaagtcgatttagccatgtccgttcgtccgcccGTTTGTGGCAAGCGCACATACTTTCAAAGGGATAAAgaaaggcgcttgaaatttgcacaaatacttcctatacgtgtaggtcagttgggattgtaaatgggtcatattggtccatgttttgatatagctgccatataaaccaatattggatcttgacttctaaagcctctaaaCGGCGtagttcttttccgatttggctcaaattttgtataagatattttgatatgatttctaatatctgtgctaagtatggtccaaatcggtttaatctctagaagctcaagaagtctaatcgagagatcagtttatatggcagctatatcaggttatgaaccgatttgaaccatacttagcacagttgttggaagtgataaggAAAcaccacaaaatttcaggcaaatcggataatatgtgctccccctaggggctcaagaagtcaagaccaaagatcgctttatatggtagctatatcaaaacatggaccgatttagtcaatttacaatcccagcccaggcctacacttataagaagtatttgtgctttcAGAGAGCCTagcttttttccttcaaaagttagcgtgctatcgacagacagacccaagaatatggctagatcgacttaaaatgtcatgacgatcaagaatatatatactttaaggggtcaaagaagcatatttcgaggtgttataaactgaatgactagattatggtggagggcatgcAAATTGGTAAGAACTCATATTTTCCCAATTATCACATCTATAGATCATTAAGTAGTCAAAAACAATGttctttttgtacccaccacaataggatggcggtatactaatctagtcattccgtttgtaaaacttcgaaatatgcgtctaagaccccataaagtacttatattctggatcgtctcgtcgttctgaatcgatctagccatgtccgtccgtctgtcgaaatcaataTAGAGGTtgaacgcgcaaagctagccgcttgaaattttgcacagatacttaatattgatgtaggtcgtcgaggattgcaaatgagccatatcggttcagatttagatgtagctcccatataaaccaatctctcgatttgactacttgagcccttacaagccgcaattttcattcgatttggctgaaattttgcatgcagtgttctgttatgacttccaagaactgtgctcagtacggttcaaatcggtttataacctgatatagctcccatataaatcgatcgcccgatttgacttcttgagcccttacaagcctcagtttttgtccgatttggctgaaattttgcacgtggtgttttcttttgacttctaacaactgtgccatgtacggccaaaatcagtctataacctgatatagctcccatgtaaaccggtctctcgatcgtcCTTCTTTCTTTGAATGttctcaattttttaaaaattggctTTTTTGCGATACCAAAGCTTTAATGACTGACCAATTCTGCAACTCTTTCATTAGCATtggaaatttcctttttttctttttattgtagATTTTGTTTTCCTTTACTCTTACGCTTTAgcccttgtgtgtgtgtgtttttctttttattagaTGCTGTTCTACAAAAAATGACCATCATGCTAAATAAGTTCCCTGTTTTGCCATGTTATCGGTTATCGGTTATTATTGTATTACTTCTATTTGTAAAGAGAAATAGTAGGCCCGACTCTTAGTAATGACCGTGTTTTATTAATATTCTCTTCTTGTCCTCACTTTGTGGTCATCTTTCATCGTTACTTTTGCCTTGTTTGTTttcgtcttcaaatttttttgtttgaattttttttcagtgtgtttttttttgtttggtttgctggttttcgttttcgtttttgtttagcatgttttgcattttaaatgggttaaactgttttttgttttagacTAATTTCATATAACTACACATAGTATCGTAATTATTATTTAAACAATTGCTTAATGCCACAGTATCACTAGACGATGCACAAGATCCCTCGTTATCGATTACCATCCTCTCTCTACCATTGTATCATACATAGACTATGTGGGGTTTGTTAAGAGTACCGCCACCACTtccactaccactaccactaaCGCTACCACCGCCACCCCCTAGACTACTGTTACCAATACCGGCCATGCCGCCCATACCAGCACCGCCGGAGCCACTGCCCAGACCGTGGACCCCAACGGAGGGTATTGTGGATGAGCCCATCATCAGTTTACCGTTTGAGGATTTGGACATGGTGTGCGCATCGGGATACTCGTAGTGATCGAATTTCTCATACAGATGCTCTGGCTCATCGGTATAGGTGTTGGTGTCCTTCACCGGCGGCAACTCCCAGGGCTTGAGGGCGCGATACTCATTGGCTATGGCCTGGGCGGTGAGATATCGTTCCAGTTCCAATTTGTCCACCTGCGGCAATGTCTGATGATAGTCCTGATGATGCATGGGATGCATATTGTGGCTCAGCGTCGTTCTTTGGGGCTGCATGGTGTGATGTGGATAGCCGCCATTCATGAGGGTGCCAGGTATGCCTCCATTAGAGGCCGCACTCAATGGTTGATGGGGTAATATGCGATCGTGTACATTTACTATGGATTTGCCCGTACGCAAAGAACGATCATGCATTAGCTTTCGTCGCCGCTTTACAAATCTCATGTAGAAAATAATGCTGGCGCCGGTCATAACCACCAGCAGGCAGGTGAGTACGGCGCATACAATGGTCACCACATGGGCAGGGCAGGTGATTTCGCTTTCGGTCATGGCTGCCAAATGTTTGCGGTTTCTTTTACTATCGTGCCAGATTTCGCAGCCTATACGTTCGGCATCAAGTTTTAGAAAGCCACTGGTTGAGGCCACTGAAGGGTTGGTATTTTGGAATTTCGCGGTAACATCCTTCTTGCGTTCGGCCACATAGGCGGCCACTCTTACCAAATTATCATCGTCACCTTCAGCGCTCAGATCTGAGCCCAAGGCAGCCACCGACCCCGAGTCATGGCTCATCATATTACCCGGCTTTAGGTCATGGCTTTGTAGACCATTTTCAAAATTCCCTGTCACCAGACGCCATAGCCAGAAGAGAGTGCAGTTGCATTGCAGAGGATTATCGCCCAGATAGAGTTTCTCCAATTGATCGATGGGAAATTGGGCAGCATACAGGGTTTGCAGAGAGTTGGCTTGCATATAGACCTCAACAATGTTGGGGTTGCCCTGGAATAACCGCATGGGCAGTTCACCCAAGAGGGGATTGTTGTTCAGGTGGAGTATTTGCAAATGGGTGTTGTCCACAAAGGCTctggaaaaaaaagaagaataaaaCAAGATGAGTGAGttttaaaaatcaattcaaacgattagaaaaaaattagaaaatacaaaagcttCAGAATATAAAGTAGGGCATTAAGTTTTTGATAACCGAAGGGGAGGGGATAAATAGAATTTTTAGagataatttcattaaaattctatCTTTATAGACAACCAGCcgaaccgagcccgctccgcagcgccctATTTAacgttttatttgagtctcatattgcaatggttcaTAAATAAGTTCTCTTTTGGTAGGGTTTGAagatggggacatttcgccccgaatgtggatattgaattcgtgtCATCGAAGCGAAGAGGTAAGCAAGTCCGCCAATGATGCTTAACGCgtaggttcaaatcctgacaAGAACATTGGAAACATTTTAAGTGATGTTTATcccttggtctgtcgcttccggggtatcacaatgaacataAAATTGTCCACGTGAATCTGTAAagaactgccactcttacctaacctaacctcataTTACCGtatatttgagccttatattgtcgtgattggtttatatatccatttgacggAGAATGCTTTTTCGGGGGGTGCTACTTCAGACATTTCGCCcttatatggatatcaaattcgtgctttacttccaaatagcATTCACTTAGCCCTAAATTTACATGGTCGATAAAAAAAACCAGTCAATCGGATTTGTGAGACAATCAGAACAATATTTACAATCAATCAGATCAGTATTTATCATTTGAGTACTAAGGTTATGAGCTTAACTTGGGGTCAAGCATCTGTAGGGCCGTTTCGCCCTGCAGCAATATCCAGAAGCACATGTTGGCCGATAGAGAGAATATGAGACAGATGGGAGGTTTTTTTGTAAATAGAGTACGaaccttatatccaaattttgggggCAAATGTAGGACAGCCCAATATGCAAAAGACCCAGGTGAACATATAGgccaattgggacaataggAGACTTAAATAAATCGTCTTTGGAAGAAGAGCGCGACTTTGACAATCAAATTTAAGTTAAAGAGTCTAAGGTTCAAACTCACGGCCAAGCATCTGTGTTAGGTTTAAGGAAGGAGGCAAAGCTCAAATCTCCCCGTTTGGACAAAACAATAAgggcaaataaaaataattttggaagTAGAGTTCCAGTAGCCTCAACTTCTTAACACTCCGTATAGGTCTACATTCTCATAAACATAAAAAGGGACTTTAATAACacacatttgggagtagagtacaaatcgatccaccaccgtagcgcagaggttagcatgtccgcctatgacgctgaatgcctggattcgaatcctggagagactataagaaaaaattttcagcggtggttttcccctccgaatgctggcaacatttgtgaggtactttgccatgtaaaactattctccaaagaggtgccgcataCCGTCcgaactcggctgtaaaaaggaggccccttatcattgagcttaaaattgaatcggcctgcactcattgatatgtgagaagtttggccctgttccttagaggaatgttcataggcaaaatttgcattgtacAAATCCCTCACTTGCCACTTTTGGCGCTAAAATAAGAGAGCCTTAACGCCATATAAAAATGTTACTTTAAGCTAAAGTATTGATTTGTTGTTGTGAAATCATTCCTCTTTGCCTTCACTTCACCTAATAAGCAATCCTTGCCATTTTTGCTACTTTAAAATGCAGCAGCAAATGTAAAACCAGCCTTCAAAGAAGGTTCTGGGTATATCAGCTACAATTTAACAGAATAGGGAATCTTTTTCACACTGCAAATGGAAATTGCTTTGCAAAGCAGGGGAGAGTCAAAGAGCTGAGAGTCCTTTTGTAAAATTATACTTTAACACTTGGCTGGGCAAAGTAAAACTGCTGAGGAAGGGGAAAATGTTTGCCCAGTTGGTTGTTGGTATAACTTTACACATGATTTTCAATTTGCCAAGGATATAAGGGGTGGAGAGAAGATACAGAGAGCCCCTGAAGAGGGTTGGGGGCCTGGGAATCAGGTGCTTGGCTAAAGTGACTGGTATTTGCCAGTGAATATTGCATTAATGGGGAAGCCAAGTATCCTTGGATACTTACTTAGAGCATAAGGGTTACACAAAAGGCTCAAAAGGGATATGTTTAACATTAATTTGAATATAAGTTTCTATTTAACAAGGATGACTAGTGCTGACTGCGAATGTGAATGTGAATGTAAAATGCGTCTGGCGATATTCGATCTCTTGAGTGGGGCAGTGTTGGTTCAAGAACAACAAGGTGGCTAAAAGTAAATGACTGTAACAAAATTCTTTTTGCATGTTCTAGATATGGTTTAGGCAAATGGCTTTAACTGATACTTAACAATTAAAAAGGGATAAACATATTTGCCTTCATCGTCTACATGGAGCGTTAGGGTTCATAAGGCCATTCCGTCTCCAATTTTAAAGTGGCTATCAGATAACATCTAACAACTAACCCTTGTTGTTTAAAACATGGCAGGGGAGATGTCAGTGGCCctgaaattgttttcaattaaagtcTTAACAAATTGCCAACAACATTTACTTTGGCGAAGggagaaaaatggaaaaaccaTTTTGGTCTAAGGGAAAAATTCATAGTTCTTTACCCTAACCACCACCCACCCCCTCCCCACTTGGtgtaaaaacacatttttcgaccttcggtaaaatttaatgattttcctAGGAACGTGTTGGGCCTACGGTATGCCAAGAATGTTGAGTAATGTTTAGGAACATATTTCTCCATTTGTTTTTAATCATAATTTATGTGTAAGGCATTTTAGCTCAGTGGCACTTTAGCATTTGACATGCCGGCTCCTAGCCATGGAGGAGGACGACGACTACCAAGATTTTTGCGCTACATTTGTTGTTTAGCTTGGGGCCATAGCTGTTTTTGGATGATCGTTTCACTCTTCCTCCCTGCCCCCGTCGTTTGCTTTGTCTCATAATAATAAACTTATTAGATTTTTTGGTGAACAAgaatgttcttgttgttgttgttgctgctgttgatgtTGGCATTGTCGTTGGCTTGTTCATATTTTctcgttttaatatagctgtcagtTTTAACAACATGAGCTCTTTATTAGATTAATATGACTGTCGCTTGTCATAAACTCAAAAAAGGCAAATACATAATAAAATAAACCATGTCATAGCCATTGTGAAGAGCAGAGAACACGGGCCAGCGATATGGGAAAATGTGTGAAAACTTAATAGTATTGACTACAAGTTGATTAACTATCTCTAGCCAATATTTCGAAATGCAAAGAATCTTAAATAGAcacatattttaataaaaagtggAATTTTAAACATACAACGAGACAAGcaactatttatttaaaatatcgtTGGAAAAATTAGTAAGTgtgtaaaataaatttgaaaaaataaaatttacaagATAAGATTTTAGTTCTTTGGACAAGGAATTATTACTATGTGTTCACAAATTGCAGCCTTTGTATTCTAACCGCAAGAAgctgcaaaaaattgtttttttaattctttaaaaTACTGGATTTGTCATAAAATTGTAGATTCAGTGCACAGCCGTTGTCATCactagtatatgtatatcatgCCCACAAAATCTGTGCTATAATACAATAGACATAACAAAAGCAGgcacaaatgttgtcaaaatcaACAACAAGTGGCAATTAATAGATTCACAGCATGTTGTCTCTATTATGTGAACGCATGTCGTTAAAGCAAGATAGCGAGATCAAACGATAAGCTGTATCCCTCGCTAAACTTCATTTGTATTGAATGAGGAAAATGTATCACCAATCGTCATCCTTcagaattttattaattttgcggggataccaaattcagacatggcttgaaatacctttgaacgtattgAACGGGCTGTCGAAAGCGGCCTTGTagtcaaaacatgtattcgaagggTCGGAGGAAGCATTCAAATGCTTGGACTTTGTTAAGCGGTATAAGAAATATTGCACTGCCTCTGATCTTCTTGATATCTACACTACGTACATCAGGCCGAAAATTGAATATAACTCGAATATATGGGCCGGAGCTTCAAATAAGGCCcagagcttcaaaatcatccctgaagCTGCCTGACCGTGTCCAAAGGCAGGCGTTGAACATCGTCGAAGTACGAGGCGCTAttctatcgattcttccacATTGTGTGTACTTCGGAAATCAGTTTActgattcctgacttgaggttgtttgtcagaaatacaaaattttctacaaactcATGTCGGGTTCAAATCCACCGGGCAGCTGATCGAACCATGCTCTACCGAGAGCATTTCTTTTTA
The genomic region above belongs to Stomoxys calcitrans chromosome 5, idStoCalc2.1, whole genome shotgun sequence and contains:
- the LOC106082265 gene encoding uncharacterized protein LOC106082265 isoform X2, yielding MKHLHRITHVRWRLTSSISGVTTVTSSLFSIPWLHLSSLLLILLSYHQHTQAFCPSKCQCLGGDANSKAFCVNAALEDVPIQLNPETKYINLTLNKIRNIQFTLPFYMKLEILDLSRNIIETLGSKNFEYQTEMRTLNLSHNSVSSLQKDAFKGLRNLLVLDLGYNRIDVVDHTAMNDLTSLVELDLTNNNIMSLEDNTFGNLMSLDILIFKNNQLLDIPANNLHHLQSLKSLDLSDNLVEYIRNDSFEGLRELVTLTVRGNVISELDLSAFEGLITLKHLDLANNNLTMVPTQQLSKLSNLTHLTLSGNRFTHLPAVGFLNLFHLRELHLNRLDFLQRIDSRAFVDNTHLQILHLNNNPLLGELPMRLFQGNPNIVEVYMQANSLQTLYAAQFPIDQLEKLYLGDNPLQCNCTLFWLWRLVTGNFENGLQSHDLKPGNMMSHDSGSVAALGSDLSAEGDDDNLVRVAAYVAERKKDVTAKFQNTNPSVASTSGFLKLDAERIGCEIWHDSKRNRKHLAAMTESEITCPAHVVTIVCAVLTCLLVVMTGASIIFYMRFVKRRRKLMHDRSLRTGKSIVNVHDRILPHQPLSAASNGGIPGTLMNGGYPHHTMQPQRTTLSHNMHPMHHQDYHQTLPQVDKLELERYLTAQAIANEYRALKPWELPPVKDTNTYTDEPEHLYEKFDHYEYPDAHTMSKSSNGKLMMGSSTIPSVGVHGLGSGSGGAGMGGMAG
- the LOC106082265 gene encoding leucine-rich repeat and immunoglobulin-like domain-containing nogo receptor-interacting protein 2 isoform X3, with amino-acid sequence MKHLHRITHVRWRLTSSISGVTTVTSSLFSIPWLHLSSLLLILLSYHQHTQAFCPSKCQCLGGDANSKAFCVNAALEDVPIQLNPETKYINLTLNKIRNIQFTLPFYMKLEILDLSRNIIETLGSKNFEYQTEMRTLNLSHNSVSSLQKDAFKGLRNLLVLDLGYNRIDVVDHTAMNDLTSLVELDLTNNNIMSLEDNTFGNLMSLDILIFKNNQLLDIPANNLHHLQSLKSLDLSDNLVEYIRNDSFEGLRELVTLTVRGNVISELDLSAFEGLITLKHLDLANNNLTMVPTQQLSKLSNLTHLTLSGNRFTHLPAVGFLNLFHLRELHLNRLDFLQRIDSRAFVDNTHLQILHLNNNPLLGELPMRLFQGNPNIVEVYMQANSLQTLYAAQFPIDQLEKLYLGDNPLQCNCTLFWLWRLVTGNFENGLQSHDLKPGNMMSHDSGSVAALGSDLSAEGDDDNLVRVAAYVAERKKDVTAKFQNTNPSVASTSGFLKLDAERIGCEIWHDSKRNRKHLAAMTESEITCPAHVVTIVCAVLTCLLVVMTGASIIFYMRFVKRRRKLMHDRSLRTGKSIVNVHDRILPHQPLSAASNGGIPGTLMNGGYPHHTMQPQRTTLSHNMHPMHHQDYHQTLPQVDKLELERYLTAQAIANEYRALKPWELPPVKDTNTYTDEPEHLYEKFDHYEYPDAHTMSKSSNG
- the LOC106082265 gene encoding uncharacterized protein LOC106082265 isoform X1, with protein sequence MKHLHRITHVRWRLTSSISGVTTVTSSLFSIPWLHLSSLLLILLSYHQHTQAFCPSKCQCLGGDANSKAFCVNAALEDVPIQLNPETKYINLTLNKIRNIQFTLPFYMKLEILDLSRNIIETLGSKNFEYQTEMRTLNLSHNSVSSLQKDAFKGLRNLLVLDLGYNRIDVVDHTAMNDLTSLVELDLTNNNIMSLEDNTFGNLMSLDILIFKNNQLLDIPANNLHHLQSLKSLDLSDNLVEYIRNDSFEGLRELVTLTVRGNVISELDLSAFEGLITLKHLDLANNNLTMVPTQQLSKLSNLTHLTLSGNRFTHLPAVGFLNLFHLRELHLNRLDFLQRIDSRAFVDNTHLQILHLNNNPLLGELPMRLFQGNPNIVEVYMQANSLQTLYAAQFPIDQLEKLYLGDNPLQCNCTLFWLWRLVTGNFENGLQSHDLKPGNMMSHDSGSVAALGSDLSAEGDDDNLVRVAAYVAERKKDVTAKFQNTNPSVASTSGFLKLDAERIGCEIWHDSKRNRKHLAAMTESEITCPAHVVTIVCAVLTCLLVVMTGASIIFYMRFVKRRRKLMHDRSLRTGKSIVNVHDRILPHQPLSAASNGGIPGTLMNGGYPHHTMQPQRTTLSHNMHPMHHQDYHQTLPQVDKLELERYLTAQAIANEYRALKPWELPPVKDTNTYTDEPEHLYEKFDHYEYPDAHTMSKSSNGKLMMGSSTIPSVGVHGLGSGSGGAGMGGMAGIGNSSLGGGGGSVSGSGSGSGGGTLNKPHIVYV